The Garra rufa chromosome 18, GarRuf1.0, whole genome shotgun sequence genome window below encodes:
- the LOC141290936 gene encoding coatomer subunit zeta-1: MDTLILEPSLYTVKAVLIMDNDGERLYAKYYDDTYPTVKEQKAFEKNIFNKTHRTDSEIALLEGLTVVYKSNIDLYFYVIGSSHENELMLMSVLNCLFDSLSQMLRKNVEKRALLENMEGLFLAVDEIVDGGVILESDPQQVVHRVALRGDDVPLTEQTVTQVLQSAKEQIKWSLLR, translated from the exons ATGGATACGCTAATATTG GAGCCCTCTCTGTACACTGTAAAAGCTGTTCTGATCATGGACAATGATGGAGAGAGACTGTATGCTAAG TACTATGATGACACATATCCCACAGTGAAAGAGCAGAAAGCCTTTGAGAAGAACATCTTCAATAAGACACACAGAACAGACA GTGAAATAGCATTGCTGGAAGGCCTAACGGTTGTGTACAAGAGCAATATTGATTTATACTTCTATGTCATCGGCAGCTCCCATGAAAATGAG TTGATGCTTATGTCAGTGCTGAATTGCCTTTTTGATTCTCTGAGCCAAATGTTGAG GAAAAATGTGGAAAAGAGAGCCCTGCTTGAAAATATGGAGGGTCTTTTCTTGGCTGTTGATGAGATTGTTGATGGAGG tgTGATCCTGGAGAGCGACCCACAGCAGGTGGTTCACCGTGTCGCTCTGAGG GGTGATGACGTGCCTCTGACAGAACAGACAGTCACCCAG gtgCTACAGTCAGCTAAGGAGCAGATCAAATGGTCTCTACTCCGATAG